The following is a genomic window from Clostridium fungisolvens.
GTTATAGTTGTATCACTTAATTTTAGGCTACGTTTAAAAGTATTATTGAAATCAAATGGTTAAACAGGAGATGCTATATGAGCGGGCTATTAGATTTAATATGAAAAAATCATATTAATTCTTTGCGTAAGCTCATCAAAACATCAGATGTTTAACCATTTAATTTAAACTAGGCGGTTTAAAAGAACCTAATTTATTAACTCATAAATTTATTTATATCATCCATATCCAGACTAGATTGTAATGCCATGTTCAATCCGTTAGATATTATTTTCGAAACCGAATCAATAACAACATCTACTTCTTTTGGAGTAACCATCAAGTCTCCAACATGTGGATTTAATAAAGATTTAATTAAATGACTTTTTTCATTTTTATCAATACTTCTAAGCATATTATAAAACTCTCCACCTTCAGTAGATTGACTCACCATTTCATCTAAAACTAAATCCATAGCATCATTCACAATTGTGGCTGCATCAACTACAGTAGGCACACCTATTGCAATGACTGGAATGCCTAAGTTCTCTTCATTAATCTCCATTCTCTTGTTGCCAATCCCAGCACCTGGAGAAATTCCAGTGTTAGCAATTTGTATAGTTCTGTTAACTCTTCTTATACTTCTTGAAGCCAAAGCATCTATGCATATAACCATATCTGGCTTTATCTTATCAGCTACTGCCTTTATTATTTCACCAGTTTCTATACCTGTAATACCCAAAACTCCAGGAGCCAATGCACATACAGGCCTTACAGACTCATCAATAGAATCTGGCATTACAGCTTTTAAATGTCTTGTAATCATTAGTTTTTCCACAACCTTTGGACCTAGTGCATCGGGAGTTACCTTCCAGTTTCCAAGTCCAACTACTAAAGCAGTCTTAGATGTATTTGTACCAATTAATTTTTGCATGCTATTATTTAGTACTTCAGATACATCATCCATTATTTCTCCATCATAGTGGGTGAATTCTGGTATATCTATAGTAATATAGGTTCCGATTGGTTTTCCAATCTTAGCTGCGCCATCTTCATTCATTATCTTAACAGTTGTTACTTTTATATTATCTATCTCTTCTTCTTCAGAAATAATACCATCAGCTTCTCGCTTATTTATTTGTTTATATAACTCTCGTGCTTCTACAGCTAAATCAGTTCTTACGTTTATCATATAGTCACCTCTATACAAAATATTTTATACATATTTTATCCCATAAAAGTGATAATTATTAATTTTATAAGTACTTAATATATTGATTTTAAAATTTTTGTATAATTTTAATGTTTTTTGACAACAAATAATATGTAATAAATAACATACGTGATGTTAGTTTTTGTATAATATTAACTGGAATAAACTAGATTGGTTGGCTTAAAAAAATAAAATAGTACTTGAATTAGCCATTTATCAATGCTATAATATCACTTGTTGAATATGAACTCGTACGCAGATTTCCCCAAAGCTGCAGAGACCCTATAAAATTGAAGGGGGTGAACATGAATGGCAAATATTAAATCAGCTAAAAAGAGAATTAAAGTTATTGAAACTAAAACTTTAAGAAATAAGATTATAAAGTCTGCTCTTAAAACAGCTATAAAGAAGTTTGAAGTAGCTGCTGGCGCTAACAATGTTGAAGAAGCTAAGGTTACTTATAAGGACGCTGCAAGAGCTTTAGATATGGCTGCTGCTAAAGGAGTAATCCACAAGAATATGGCTGCTAGAAAGAAATCAAGATTAGCTGCTAAGTTAAACACTATAGCATAATAAGCTTGTAAACCGGTCTAAAGACCGGTTATTTATTTCTATCAATATCTATTTTTTAGTTCCGGAATAAAAAACTTAATTTATGCATGTTCAAAAATAACAACGTTATTGTTTTCGAGCATCCATAAATTAATAGTTAAAAGCTGGTTCTAAAATAAAAAAGAAGTTAGTGTATACTAACTTCTTTTTTATTTTAGGTTATACTTAAAAATATTATTGAAATTAAATGGAATCTGACAAAATCATATTAATTCTTTGCGCAAGCTCATTAAAGCATTGGATGGATAACCACTTAATTTCAACACAGTACTTTTTATTAAACCATCAAGGTACTCATTATCATGATTTCCATCTCAGTTTTTTTATCAAACCCAGTGCTTTTCAATTTCTTTTCTGTATCTATGCACAGTTTCATACAATTATAAAGTTGCTTATATGAAAACTTCCTACTCTGAGCCATAAGTTTTTCACAAATAAATGCTGGTCTTCTTATTTCTTTTGCTAGATCGTCCTTATTTTTGCCTTTATCTATTCCGAGTTTTATTTTATAGAGCATGGTGAATTGAGTTTGTATAAGAGATAATATCAACATTAAATTTTCACCTTTATTTATAAGCTCGTTCATTATATCTATAGATTTTTCTGACTTCTTCTGACTTATAAAATCAACTAAATCAAAAACATCATCTTCGCTCTTGTGCGGAAGCATCTTTATTATGTCTTCCCTGGTAATATCTCGTCCTTCAGTATAGCTTATAAGCTTGTCGACTTCTCGCTCGATTATATTAAAATTGTTTTCAACTGCGTCACAAAAATATCTTAATTCTATTTTGCCAATGTTCTTCCCTTTTTCCTCAAAGATTGAGTTAACCTTTTTATATAACTTATCACCTTTTAATTTATCTACTTTCACAACTGTAGCCTTTTTTTCAAGAGCTGTTAACTTCTTATTCCTACTAGGGTTCTCCCTTTTATCGTTTTGCAGATAATAAAGAACTAAGATACAGTGCGGTGGTGGATTTTTTAAATATTCCACTAGATGATTATAAACTTTAGTTCCTGTAGCATCAGTCTTATCTCTCAAAAAATTTGCTCTATATACTACAACTACCTTTTTATCACTAAAAAAAGGCAGAGTCTCGCAGGCATTCATCATTTCATCAAAGGTTGTTTTCATCCCATCTAATTTTATGAAATTTAAGTCTTTGAATTGACCATCCACAGTTTTATCAATTATTTTATCTATGTTTTCATTTATTATCATTTCATCTAGTCCAACAAAAACATAGCAGCCTTCTAATTTTCCTTTTTTTATAGAGTTATCTAATCCATCTAAATCAATCACTGTTATCACCTTCAGAGTCCAATATATTATCATTTAAAGCCTTAGTATCTTTTTGATCTAATATAAAGCTTTTATTCTCATCAATTTTTATTATATCATAGGATTGATTACAAACATAAGGTTGATTATTAATAGTTAAAATATAACTATTTTTGCTGCTTACTATTGCTATTTCTTTATCTTCATCTTTAGGAATTATTGTTATACCGTTGTATGAATACATTTTTTTATTTTTCCATTCTATACTTTCAATAGGATAGTAATTTTTATTCAGGATGTTATAACTGTACCCTGATAAGGTCTTAGTAATTAATACCCTTCGGAAACCTTGTTCCATAAGTATCCCATTTGTTTTACCATCTGTTATAATAGTCACCTTAGTTTCAAATTTGTACATTGATAAAATAACAGCCAAAACCACCATCCATAGAATATTCTTAGCTTTTTTATAACCATTTTGGTACATGTAAAAACATATAAGCAGCAATACATATCCATATACAATACTTGGATTTATTGTGGTTATATTCAAAGAAAATTTATCAACAACTGATATGCCCCCTTGCAGGGCTACTATAAATATTTTTATTATATAAGCTGTAATTTTAAGAAGCACCTCGTTCCACATTAGCATAAATGCTATATTTCCCAATATTACGATAGGAGTAAATAACGGTAATAAGAAAAGATTTCCCCACATGAAATTAGGCGAAAAGTTATTTAGAGCTAACGTGGCTACTGGAAAGGAAAAAATTTGTGCTGCTATTGAAATACAGAAAGTATCACTTAGTATTTGAGGTAATTTGTAGAATCTTATTTTCAGCTTGTTATAAAACAGCAATATACCTAAGGTAGACAGATACGATAAATTAAAACCTATGTCATATATGAAGTATGGTTTATAAACCATCAATAGTATGGCCGAGAAACTTAGTGCAGATATTGAATCGTACTTTCTATATACCTTCTTAGAAAGTTTAAGAATAAATATCATTAAAAAAGCTCTCCAAGTTGAAGACTTTCCACCACTAAATAATGTATATATAAAGCTAAACACTAAAGCAAATTTGAAGCCAAGTAGTTTTTCTATAATAGAATATATCACTGCTATATGAAAGCCTGAAACAGATACTACATGGATGATTCCATATTTACTCATAAGCACATTTTGCTCGTTTTTAATGTATTTTGTGTATCCAAAAGCAGCAGAACATACCAATGCCGAACCTTCTTCCCCTATATACTTTTTCAATATATTATAAAAGTCGTCCTGCTTAGAATTAACGCTTCCACTAAACCCATATTCTAAAAAGCTATATTTTTCAACCTTAATAGTCCCAACTAAACCTTTTTCAATATCCGGTTCATGTCCAAAACTTCCATATATCAAATACTTGCTTCCATCTTTAAGATCTGTGTTAATCCCTTCTATTTTAAAACTTTGCCTTCCTATCTCTACAATTTTACTTTTAGGATTAACAGCAACTACTTTAAATACGGTTTTATATTCAGAATTCAAGGAATAGTATATTAAGCAATTTATATAGGAAGCTATAAAAAATATGCATATAACCACCATGAACCTTTTTCCATATATAATAAAATGTAATAAAAAAAATGATGCAGCAACTAACACTGCACCATAGATATTCTTTTGAATAAGATTGAAAGTTATAATACCTGTTATACAAGAAATTAATATATTAACTGCCGGCCTACTTATCTCTTCGTTGTTTGTAAATTTAATTATCATTACAAATAAAAGTATTGTATATACTAGCTTAAATATTAAAATTCTATTTATTTTAAGTATCTCTACTTAAGTATTATCCGTCATACTTAAACTATATATAATACTTGTTCCTTTCAAATAAGTGAATTTAGAACATAAGTGCTATACCATATATTCTTTCCACTTATTTGATAAAATTTCAGTAATAACACATAAAGCTATAAATATTATTGACACTACTATGCCTTTTACATTTACTTTATACGATATTAATAATGCTGCTGCAGTTATTCCCATATAAACGCTAACACTTGAAATCAATAATCTTTTTACTCTTTCAGGGGTTTTTAGCTTAATATCAAAAGTAAATACTGCTTTTATAAATAAAAGTAAGTAGAAACAAATTGTTATCATAAGCCCATAATCCATACCAGCTACTATCTTACATATCACTCCTATTAAGAATGTTTGCCCTAAAGCTATAGCAACTAAATATGTTGAACCAGGCTCTTCTTTTATATACTTATCACAAAATAAAAGTCCAACAGCTAAAAGTGGAATAGTAATTAAATTTTCTGCAGCTATCAAATAGATATCCTTAGTAAAGTTGAGATTTAATATTCCAGGAACTATTATTGATGAAATTTGTAATGCTATTAAATACTTTAGCAAGCTGCTACCAATATATATATTTCTTCTCAATATAGTAAGCTTCTTTTTTAGCTCTAAAAATTTATGTAAACAGTCTTCTTTTATATACACGTCTGATAACTTCTTCACCAAGCTAGAGCACTTGTCACCATAAGATATTCCTAGTTGAGCTGCACTTAGTGATGGAAGGTCTGTTAAATTGTCTCCAACTACCGCCACGTTATATCCGTCATTTATAAACATATTTATTATCCTATTTTTCATTTCATAGGATATTCTTGAAAATACCTTTACTTTAGAAAGTACACTTATCATTTCATCATCGCTAAGAGAATCTAATTCAACTCCGGATATGACTTCATCCATGCTATTAATTAAAGATATATCACTTGCAGTCTTTGCCGCAGCTATTTTATTATCTTCTGTTATAATCATAGGAGCAATGTTGTTTCTCTTTAAAGTTTTTATTATATCATCACTTTCATCAACCACTGGGTTAAGAAATGCCATTATTCCTACAAAAACTAGGTTACTTTCAATATTTTCATCCGGTGTTGGCTGATATCCAAAGCTTCGATAAGCAAATCCCATTGTTATAAGACCCTCATTAGAAAAATTATAATCACAGTTCTTTATATTTTCTATGTCTTCTTCCGTTATCTCCTTTTCTACGCCTTCTTTCATGATATGAGTACATCTACTTAAAACTTCATCTAAAGCTCCTCTTAAATTCGCTCTATAATTTTTTTCTACTTTATTTAGAGTAGTTACCATTCTTCTTTCTAGATCAAATGGAATTTCAAAAATTCTTCTTTGCTTAGTCATAAGCATACCTTTATAAATCCCTCTACTAGCTCCAATTCTCAGAAGAGCAATTTCTGTTATATCGCCTTTACCAGAATCATCATTAACATTGTATATGGCATTGTTAGTTAATAAACCTATATTTATCATTCTTTGAAGGTTTATATCATTGTTATCTCCTTCATCTTCGTTATATACTTTTTCATCAGTATACATTTTCTTTACGATCATTTTATTAATAGAAATTGCTCCTATTTTTTCTAAAAATATTATATCTATCTTCTTTTGATCACTCAAAACTGAGAGGTTTATTACTTCGATTCCATCTTGTTTTAGATGTTTTTTATATAAATATATGAAAAGTATTACTATAACTACATAACCTAAGGTTTGAACAGAATATAATTCAGAAACTAATAAGTTTATATCCGTACTCTTTCCAGAAACTGCATTAATAAGCAAAGCAGTAGTTCCAGCAATTAATGTAGCATAGATTGTAATTGAGTTAAGCTTTTGTTCCAATTCTATACCTAAGGTATTTTTTCTAATATCAGAGCTGTTTAGTAAAGCCATATTTTTTCCTAGTTGAGTATTAGCTCCTGTAGCTACCACTATACCTAATCCATCGCCATGAACAACCGTACTTCCTTTAAACACTATATTCTTCATCTCAGATAAAGAGTTAACTGCTCCCTCAATCATAGTCTCATACTTTTCGCTTATAAAATCTTCTCCCGTGATATTTTTCTCATTAACCTTTAATTCTTCGCTTTCTATTACTCTTATATCTGCTGGTACTATTTGATTCTTTTTAAGAACCACAATATCCCCAACAACTAATTCTTCAGATTTTATATCTCCTCTTATGCCATTTCTTAAAACACGAGAAGATGTATAATCTAGTCCATTTAATACATTTAGTTCTTTCCTGCTTTTTAAAACTTCATAATATCTTATTGCCATTGTAGCCATGGCTAATAAAATTATCACACCTGCTTGTAGAAAAAAATGAAAAAAGATAAAAATTGCTGATGTAGCTAGCATTATAAAAAACCACGGTCTAAGCAGCAATTTTAGAAGTATAGTTCCTGAAGTTTGCTCTATTGATATAGGCATTATGTTTGTTCCATTTAATTCTCTTCTTTTATTTACCTCATCACTACTTAATCCTTTATTTAAATCACTTTCTAATTTATCAATCACCTTACTCCAAGGAATGTTATACCATCTCTCCACAATTTTTGCTCCTGTCACATTTATTTGCTAGTTAATTTTCGTTTAATATACTGTCACACTTTATTACATATATGTAATAATAGTAAATAAACTATCAAAAATTATTTTATATAAGCATTATAACAGAGATAGTATTTCTAGTGAACATACTTATTCTTTCATATGTCCTCTACTAAGACTTTGTTTTAGGATTAAATATAAGTCCCATTATATAGCCAAAGAATATTGCAGCAGTTATCCCACCAGCTGTTCCTTTTATTCCTCCGGTAAAAGCACCTATTATTCCTTTTTCTTTTACTTCTTTAATAGCAGCTTTAGATAGAGAATTTCCGAAACCAGGTAAAGGTACAGTAGCACCCGCCCCTCCTATATCTATAAGTTTGTCGTACACATTAAATGCTCCTAATATAACTCCAATAGTAACAAATGCCACCAATATTCTCGCTGGTGTAAGTTTTGTCTTATCCATTAGTATCTGAGCTATTACACACATGGTTCCTCCAATTACAAATGCATATATATATTCACTCATCGATATAAATCCTCCTAATCACTGCCACAAGGTAGCTTACCGTCATACTCAATAGCCACCGCATGAGCTATTCCTGGAATTGACTCTCCCTGAAGAGAGGTTGTAGTACTCATAAGTGCTCCTGTTGAAACCAATAGTAATCTTTTTATTTCTCCTTTTAGCATCTTTTTATAAAAGTATCCACAGGTAACAACTGCAGAGCACCCACATCCACTAGCTCCAGAGTTAGTTTTTTGTCTCTCGTTATCATATATTACAGATCCACAATCCACATAAACATCTCTTATGTCATAACCATATTCTAGTAATAACTTACTTGTTATCTCCTTACCAACAAGACCTAAATCACCAGTAGCAATTATGTCATAGTCTTGAGGAGTTCTACCTGTATCTTGGAAATGTCTATAAATCGTATCAACTGCTGCTGGTGCCATAGCAGCACCCATATTTGAAGCATCTTTTATTCCATAATCCTTAACTAATCCAGTAGTCACATATGTAACTGCGGGGCTATTGCCACTGTGGGTTAGTAACATAGCACCTGCACCTGTGACAGTCCACTGTGCTACCTCTGATCTTTGTGAACCATATTCAAGTGGAAATCTAAATTGTCGTTCTGCCGCACTAAAATGTGAAGAGGTAGCTGCAATTACGTTTTCTGCATATCCACCATCCATTATTAGTGATGCAAGTCCAATAGATTCAGCCATTGTTGAACAAGCTCCATACAATCCTACAAAAGGGATATTTATGTCTCTTGCGGCAAAACTTGATGAAGCTAATTGATTGAGTAAATCACCTGCAAATAAATAATCAATATCTTCTTCATTCAAACCTGCTTTTTCTATAGTTTCTTTTATAGCTGTATACATCATCGATGTTTCAGCTTTTTCAAAAGTTTCCTTACCATTTGTATCATCACTAAGTATTATGTCAAAATAATCTTTTAATGGTCCATCGCCTTCTTTAGGTCCAACAATACTTGTAGTGCAAATTATCTTAGGTGGATTGTCGAGTTTTACGGTCTGCTTTCCTATCTTCTTATGTGCATTTTTCATAGCTATCCCTCACTTTTTGTGACTTTAATCCTTAGATTACACAAGTTTTATTTTTCAATAAAAGAAGTCAATTATATAGTAGACTATTCCAACTATTACCGAAGTACCTATTCCGTACACTAATACCGGACCAGCTATAGTAAACATTTTTGCAGCAAGACCAAAAATAAAACCTTCTTTCTTAAATTCAATAGCTGGAGATACTATAGAATTTGCAAATCCTGTTATAGGAACTACAGTACCAGCTCCTGCAAATGCTGCTATTTTGTCATATATCCCAACACCAGTTAACAGTGCTCCTATAAAGACCATTATTATAGCAACCCATGTAGCCGCGTCGTCTTTTGGCACCCCCCAAGATGTAAGTGTATTAGAAAAAAACTCACCAATATCACAAATAATACCACCCACAATAAAAGCATTTATGCAGTTTCTTAATAATTTTGGTTTAGGTTCAGATTCCTTTGACAGCTGATCAAACTTTTTCTTTATCTTCTCCTCTTTTGCTTCCATATGCTCCCTTCTTTCTTTTAGAAATACTTTTTAGCTTTGGATACATATTTCTATCAACTAGAACTTTATATTATTTAATTACTGTTATGCTAAATCAAAAACCAGATTTCAATTATTATGGTTATATTTTGTGGAGTTATAGAATATTTATAAGCACCAAAATTTAGCTTGTAAAAAATGCAAAAAAAAAACGGTGGTTATCCATCCGTTTTTTAAAATTCAGATAATTTTTTCCGCATTTGCTGAAGCACTTTCTTCTCAATCCTCGAAACTTGCACTTGGCTAATCCCAAGCATCTTTGCTACTTGTATCTGAGTCTTATCTTTAAAATATCTAAGAAGTATTATCTGTCTTGATTTTGGCTCTAAACTCTTCAATGCTTCCTTTAAAGCTAACCTGTCTACCATTTCTGCATCTTCTTCGCCATTTTCTGCTATCTTATCGATTAATAATACTGGTGATCCATCATCTTGATGTATTGTATCATACAAGTATTGCATACTATTAGCTGATTCTAAAGCAAACACAATTTCTTCCTTGTCTATCCCCGAATACTCGGCTAACTCTTCAATAGTAGGCTCTCTGTCCAACTTTTTTGAAAGTTCTTCTCTACTAAAGTGAAGTTTTCTTGCCAAGGTTTTTGTATTTCTAGATACTTTTATAAAACCATCATCTCTTAAAAATCTTTTTATTTCTCCCATAATCATCGGTACAGCATATGTTGAGAATTTTACATTGAAGGAATCATCAAAATTATTGATAGCCTTTACAAGCCCTATAGATCCTATCTGAAATATGTCTTCATAATCATAGCCTCTATTAAGAAACTTTCTGCTGATAGACGAAACTAAAGGCATATTAATCTCAATAAGTCTATTCATTGCTTCTGTACTACCTTTTTTAGCCTGCCTTATGAGTTCTGTATTGTCATCATAATTGAATTCTTCTCTTTTAAAATTATTATATTCCATAGATTATCACCTAACCTATAGAATTGAATTTCTTTTTCATTACTATCTTAGTTCCTTTAACTCCATTGCTAAATACCTCTAAAGAGTCCATGAAAGTCTCCATAACAGTAAATCCCATACCGGATCTTTCTAAGTCAGGTCTAGAAGTATACAGTGGTTGCATTGCTATATTTAAGTCTTTGATTCCAATTCCAGCATCTTCAATTATGATGGTAGCTTCACTCCCCTCCAATATGGTTTCTATGCTAACTACGCCATCTTCCTTCTCTTCATAACCATGAATTATTGAATTGGTTACAGCTTCTGATACAGCAGTTTTAACATCACTTAATTCTTCTATTGTTGGGTCAAGTTGAGATATAAAGGCAGCTACCGCAACTCTTGCAAAACCCTCATTTTGAGATTTACTTAAAAATTCTATCTTCATTTTATTTCCTTCCACGTTAATTCCCCCCTGTTAAATGCATTTAATAGCATCGTCTATGCTTTCGTAAGAATTAATAATTTTGAACATACCCGATAATTCAAATACTCTCTTTACATTCTTATTTGCTGCCACTACGCTTACTTTACCATTTCTCATCGAAAGTCTTTTATATCTTCCTATAACCATTCCTATTCCTGAACTATCCATAAAAGTTACTCTTGAAAAATCAAAGACAAGACTTTTCACTCCATCCCTATCAATTCTATCATCAACTTTCACTCTTATTTCCTCTGCACTATGATGGTCTAATTCACCTGTCAGCGCCACAATCAAATTATCTTCAACTTTTTTAAAATTTAAATCCATAAATATTACTCTAAAATAGAGTAATTCACCTCCTTAGCTATTTTGCCAATTTAGTTTCCTTCTTTTTCCATAATTTTATCATAAAATTTTGTACTAAGTCAAACATATTTATCATATATTTCTATTTTATGGTATTTTTTAGTATCAACATGATTATTTATACTACTATTAGGAGTCATAAAAAAATCAAGTAATACAATTTTTGAGTATCTGGGTTTAGCTAACTTGAAAATTTTATAATTTCATAGGCAGTAAAAAAGAGAGGCAATTCATCAATATCATTTAGTTAACAAAATGACATTGATAGTTTACCTCTCATCTTACTTGCTATAGGTCGTTATTTGACTTTATTATACAATGCTATTTCACTTTTTATTGAACTCAAGATATCTTCTAAAGTACAGGTCTCATCAGCCATAAGAAT
Proteins encoded in this region:
- the gpr gene encoding GPR endopeptidase; the encoded protein is MINVRTDLAVEARELYKQINKREADGIISEEEEIDNIKVTTVKIMNEDGAAKIGKPIGTYITIDIPEFTHYDGEIMDDVSEVLNNSMQKLIGTNTSKTALVVGLGNWKVTPDALGPKVVEKLMITRHLKAVMPDSIDESVRPVCALAPGVLGITGIETGEIIKAVADKIKPDMVICIDALASRSIRRVNRTIQIANTGISPGAGIGNKRMEINEENLGIPVIAIGVPTVVDAATIVNDAMDLVLDEMVSQSTEGGEFYNMLRSIDKNEKSHLIKSLLNPHVGDLMVTPKEVDVVIDSVSKIISNGLNMALQSSLDMDDINKFMS
- the rpsT gene encoding 30S ribosomal protein S20 translates to MANIKSAKKRIKVIETKTLRNKIIKSALKTAIKKFEVAAGANNVEEAKVTYKDAARALDMAAAKGVIHKNMAARKKSRLAAKLNTIA
- the holA gene encoding DNA polymerase III subunit delta is translated as MIDLDGLDNSIKKGKLEGCYVFVGLDEMIINENIDKIIDKTVDGQFKDLNFIKLDGMKTTFDEMMNACETLPFFSDKKVVVVYRANFLRDKTDATGTKVYNHLVEYLKNPPPHCILVLYYLQNDKRENPSRNKKLTALEKKATVVKVDKLKGDKLYKKVNSIFEEKGKNIGKIELRYFCDAVENNFNIIEREVDKLISYTEGRDITREDIIKMLPHKSEDDVFDLVDFISQKKSEKSIDIMNELINKGENLMLILSLIQTQFTMLYKIKLGIDKGKNKDDLAKEIRRPAFICEKLMAQSRKFSYKQLYNCMKLCIDTEKKLKSTGFDKKTEMEIMIMSTLMV
- a CDS encoding ComEC/Rec2 family competence protein — encoded protein: MIIKFTNNEEISRPAVNILISCITGIITFNLIQKNIYGAVLVAASFFLLHFIIYGKRFMVVICIFFIASYINCLIYYSLNSEYKTVFKVVAVNPKSKIVEIGRQSFKIEGINTDLKDGSKYLIYGSFGHEPDIEKGLVGTIKVEKYSFLEYGFSGSVNSKQDDFYNILKKYIGEEGSALVCSAAFGYTKYIKNEQNVLMSKYGIIHVVSVSGFHIAVIYSIIEKLLGFKFALVFSFIYTLFSGGKSSTWRAFLMIFILKLSKKVYRKYDSISALSFSAILLMVYKPYFIYDIGFNLSYLSTLGILLFYNKLKIRFYKLPQILSDTFCISIAAQIFSFPVATLALNNFSPNFMWGNLFLLPLFTPIVILGNIAFMLMWNEVLLKITAYIIKIFIVALQGGISVVDKFSLNITTINPSIVYGYVLLLICFYMYQNGYKKAKNILWMVVLAVILSMYKFETKVTIITDGKTNGILMEQGFRRVLITKTLSGYSYNILNKNYYPIESIEWKNKKMYSYNGITIIPKDEDKEIAIVSSKNSYILTINNQPYVCNQSYDIIKIDENKSFILDQKDTKALNDNILDSEGDNSD
- a CDS encoding P-type ATPase — its product is MERWYNIPWSKVIDKLESDLNKGLSSDEVNKRRELNGTNIMPISIEQTSGTILLKLLLRPWFFIMLATSAIFIFFHFFLQAGVIILLAMATMAIRYYEVLKSRKELNVLNGLDYTSSRVLRNGIRGDIKSEELVVGDIVVLKKNQIVPADIRVIESEELKVNEKNITGEDFISEKYETMIEGAVNSLSEMKNIVFKGSTVVHGDGLGIVVATGANTQLGKNMALLNSSDIRKNTLGIELEQKLNSITIYATLIAGTTALLINAVSGKSTDINLLVSELYSVQTLGYVVIVILFIYLYKKHLKQDGIEVINLSVLSDQKKIDIIFLEKIGAISINKMIVKKMYTDEKVYNEDEGDNNDINLQRMINIGLLTNNAIYNVNDDSGKGDITEIALLRIGASRGIYKGMLMTKQRRIFEIPFDLERRMVTTLNKVEKNYRANLRGALDEVLSRCTHIMKEGVEKEITEEDIENIKNCDYNFSNEGLITMGFAYRSFGYQPTPDENIESNLVFVGIMAFLNPVVDESDDIIKTLKRNNIAPMIITEDNKIAAAKTASDISLINSMDEVISGVELDSLSDDEMISVLSKVKVFSRISYEMKNRIINMFINDGYNVAVVGDNLTDLPSLSAAQLGISYGDKCSSLVKKLSDVYIKEDCLHKFLELKKKLTILRRNIYIGSSLLKYLIALQISSIIVPGILNLNFTKDIYLIAAENLITIPLLAVGLLFCDKYIKEEPGSTYLVAIALGQTFLIGVICKIVAGMDYGLMITICFYLLLFIKAVFTFDIKLKTPERVKRLLISSVSVYMGITAAALLISYKVNVKGIVVSIIFIALCVITEILSNKWKEYMV
- the spoVAE gene encoding stage V sporulation protein AE; the encoded protein is MSEYIYAFVIGGTMCVIAQILMDKTKLTPARILVAFVTIGVILGAFNVYDKLIDIGGAGATVPLPGFGNSLSKAAIKEVKEKGIIGAFTGGIKGTAGGITAAIFFGYIMGLIFNPKTKS
- the spoVAD gene encoding stage V sporulation protein AD, which gives rise to MKNAHKKIGKQTVKLDNPPKIICTTSIVGPKEGDGPLKDYFDIILSDDTNGKETFEKAETSMMYTAIKETIEKAGLNEEDIDYLFAGDLLNQLASSSFAARDINIPFVGLYGACSTMAESIGLASLIMDGGYAENVIAATSSHFSAAERQFRFPLEYGSQRSEVAQWTVTGAGAMLLTHSGNSPAVTYVTTGLVKDYGIKDASNMGAAMAPAAVDTIYRHFQDTGRTPQDYDIIATGDLGLVGKEITSKLLLEYGYDIRDVYVDCGSVIYDNERQKTNSGASGCGCSAVVTCGYFYKKMLKGEIKRLLLVSTGALMSTTTSLQGESIPGIAHAVAIEYDGKLPCGSD
- the spoVAC gene encoding stage V sporulation protein AC, giving the protein MEAKEEKIKKKFDQLSKESEPKPKLLRNCINAFIVGGIICDIGEFFSNTLTSWGVPKDDAATWVAIIMVFIGALLTGVGIYDKIAAFAGAGTVVPITGFANSIVSPAIEFKKEGFIFGLAAKMFTIAGPVLVYGIGTSVIVGIVYYIIDFFY
- the sigF gene encoding RNA polymerase sporulation sigma factor SigF, producing MEYNNFKREEFNYDDNTELIRQAKKGSTEAMNRLIEINMPLVSSISRKFLNRGYDYEDIFQIGSIGLVKAINNFDDSFNVKFSTYAVPMIMGEIKRFLRDDGFIKVSRNTKTLARKLHFSREELSKKLDREPTIEELAEYSGIDKEEIVFALESANSMQYLYDTIHQDDGSPVLLIDKIAENGEEDAEMVDRLALKEALKSLEPKSRQIILLRYFKDKTQIQVAKMLGISQVQVSRIEKKVLQQMRKKLSEF
- the spoIIAB gene encoding anti-sigma F factor; protein product: MEGNKMKIEFLSKSQNEGFARVAVAAFISQLDPTIEELSDVKTAVSEAVTNSIIHGYEEKEDGVVSIETILEGSEATIIIEDAGIGIKDLNIAMQPLYTSRPDLERSGMGFTVMETFMDSLEVFSNGVKGTKIVMKKKFNSIG
- the spoIIAA gene encoding anti-sigma F factor antagonist translates to MDLNFKKVEDNLIVALTGELDHHSAEEIRVKVDDRIDRDGVKSLVFDFSRVTFMDSSGIGMVIGRYKRLSMRNGKVSVVAANKNVKRVFELSGMFKIINSYESIDDAIKCI